A genomic segment from Desulfovibrio legallii encodes:
- a CDS encoding sirohydrochlorin cobaltochelatase, whose protein sequence is MSRISPLAGSRLLLLLFLLLTALAAAPAAPRAAEAPKQGILLVAFGTSVPEALPAMEAVDKEFKQAFPGEPVIWAYTSQIIRKKIAAQGRPVGGISDGLAQLAKDGAKVVRVQSLHIMAGEEFSALERAVLIDLQKNPGRFDAVYLGRPMLESAADARALAAAVNAETKTLRGKNAALVLMGHGQEHGRAGLTFEGVRALFHNQDKHVFMATVEGERSFDDLLKELKAAKVKSVVLSPLMLVAGDHARNDLAGDEDDSWASRLKAAGFKVTANLKGLGQVPGARAILVQHAKNATDDLTKEPRKK, encoded by the coding sequence ATGTCGCGTATTTCGCCCCTTGCGGGCTCCCGTCTCCTGCTGCTGCTCTTCCTGCTGCTCACGGCCCTGGCAGCGGCGCCCGCCGCGCCCCGCGCCGCCGAGGCCCCCAAACAGGGCATCCTGCTGGTGGCCTTCGGCACCAGCGTGCCTGAAGCCCTGCCCGCCATGGAAGCCGTGGACAAAGAATTCAAACAGGCCTTCCCCGGCGAACCCGTGATCTGGGCCTACACCTCCCAGATCATCCGCAAAAAAATCGCCGCCCAGGGCCGCCCCGTGGGCGGCATCAGCGACGGCCTCGCCCAGCTGGCCAAGGACGGCGCAAAAGTCGTGCGCGTGCAGTCTCTGCACATTATGGCCGGCGAAGAATTCTCCGCCCTGGAACGCGCCGTGCTCATCGACCTGCAAAAAAATCCCGGTCGCTTCGACGCCGTCTACCTGGGCCGCCCCATGCTGGAATCCGCCGCCGACGCCCGCGCCCTGGCCGCCGCCGTCAACGCGGAAACCAAGACCCTGCGCGGCAAAAACGCCGCCCTGGTGCTTATGGGCCACGGCCAGGAACACGGCCGCGCCGGCCTGACCTTTGAAGGCGTGCGCGCCCTGTTCCACAACCAGGACAAACACGTCTTCATGGCCACCGTGGAAGGCGAACGCAGCTTCGACGACCTGCTCAAAGAGCTCAAAGCCGCCAAGGTCAAATCCGTGGTCCTCTCCCCCCTCATGCTGGTGGCCGGCGACCACGCCCGCAACGACCTGGCCGGCGACGAAGACGACTCCTGGGCCTCGCGGCTCAAAGCCGCCGGCTTCAAAGTGACCGCCAACCTCAAAGGCCTCGGCCAGGTGCCCGGCGCCCGAGCCATCCTCGTCCAGCACGCCAAAAACGCCACGGACGACCTGACCAAAGAACCCAGAAAAAAATAA
- the sfsA gene encoding DNA/RNA nuclease SfsA, with protein MRETQSVRGNIPQAAARPPLLPLPSGCLLGAFVQRRNRFSVEIRTAQGSVWIHSNNSGSMLGLTRPGAPVLASPAANPARKLKYTQECVWLAQTAVPQRPGAEGGPQARTGAPAAALALPTGHCRDSGFWVGVNTSVPNRMLEAAFKAGRLPFAAGYTQLTREARRGQSRLDGLFTAPGLPPLWVECKNVTLVEDDAACFPDAASERGRKHLRELMDITAHGERAAMFYLVQRPDGRCFAPADCIDPEYAALFQAARECGVEMYPFRALVSPAGVDLGATLPVRA; from the coding sequence ATGCGTGAGACGCAAAGCGTGCGCGGGAATATTCCACAGGCGGCGGCAAGGCCGCCTTTGCTGCCGCTGCCGTCGGGCTGTCTTCTGGGGGCCTTTGTGCAGCGGCGCAACCGCTTCAGCGTGGAGATCCGCACCGCGCAGGGCTCAGTCTGGATCCACAGCAACAATTCCGGCAGCATGCTGGGGCTGACCCGGCCCGGCGCGCCCGTGCTGGCTTCTCCGGCGGCCAATCCCGCCCGCAAGCTCAAATACACGCAGGAATGCGTCTGGCTGGCGCAGACCGCCGTACCGCAGCGCCCCGGCGCGGAGGGCGGCCCGCAGGCCCGCACCGGGGCCCCGGCCGCGGCCTTGGCTCTGCCCACGGGCCATTGTCGGGACAGCGGATTCTGGGTGGGCGTCAACACTTCCGTGCCCAACAGGATGCTGGAAGCGGCCTTCAAAGCCGGGCGGCTGCCGTTTGCCGCGGGCTACACGCAGCTGACCCGCGAGGCCCGGCGCGGGCAGAGCCGGCTGGACGGGCTGTTTACCGCGCCAGGGCTGCCGCCCCTGTGGGTGGAATGCAAGAACGTGACCCTGGTGGAGGACGATGCGGCCTGCTTTCCGGATGCGGCCAGCGAGCGCGGCCGCAAGCATCTGCGGGAGCTGATGGATATTACGGCCCACGGCGAGCGGGCGGCCATGTTTTATCTGGTGCAGCGGCCGGACGGACGTTGTTTTGCCCCGGCGGACTGCATTGATCCGGAATACGCCGCCCTGTTTCAGGCGGCGCGGGAATGTGGGGTGGAGATGTACCCGTTTCGGGCTCTGGTGAGTCCGGCGGGGGTGGACCTGGGCGCAACGCTGCCCGTGCGGGCGTAG
- a CDS encoding pyridoxal phosphate-dependent aminotransferase yields the protein MQISHRLSNIKPSLTLSVNSRALELKAQGVSVTSLAVGEPDFPTPPHVCAAAKAAIDANFCHYTAVPGIPELRKAAGDYFGRTYGVPVPRESIIIGAGGKHCLYNFIQTTINPGDEVLLPAPYWLSYPDMIMLAEGVPVPVAAGPEQGFKVTPAMLEAHRTPKTRLLILNSPSNPTGAVYTEAEFTAIMDWALGQDIFVLSDEIYDQLVFPPAVMTSAIGWFAEYPRQVAVLNGLSKSYAMTGWRVGFLAAHPDLIKKISSMQGHSTSNICSIAQKAGLAALTGPMDGVREMRQAFQRRRDLAMHIIADWPFAVCPRPDGAFYLFVDVRKCFGRLAANSTEVCTRLLDKAHVAVVPGAAFGDDNCIRFSYAVADDVLAKALDRIGAELAVLAAEAARG from the coding sequence ATGCAGATATCGCACCGTCTGAGCAATATCAAACCGTCCCTGACCCTCAGCGTCAACAGCCGCGCGCTGGAACTCAAAGCCCAGGGGGTGTCCGTCACCAGTCTGGCCGTGGGCGAGCCGGACTTTCCCACGCCGCCGCACGTCTGCGCCGCGGCCAAAGCGGCCATTGACGCCAACTTCTGCCACTACACGGCCGTGCCCGGCATCCCTGAGCTGCGCAAGGCCGCGGGCGACTACTTCGGCCGCACCTACGGCGTGCCCGTGCCGCGCGAATCCATCATCATCGGCGCGGGCGGCAAGCACTGCCTCTACAACTTTATCCAGACCACCATCAATCCAGGGGACGAAGTGCTCCTGCCCGCCCCCTACTGGCTGAGCTATCCGGACATGATCATGCTGGCGGAAGGCGTGCCCGTGCCCGTGGCCGCCGGGCCGGAACAGGGCTTCAAGGTCACGCCCGCCATGCTGGAGGCCCACCGCACGCCCAAAACCCGCCTGCTTATCCTCAATTCCCCCAGCAACCCCACCGGGGCCGTCTACACCGAGGCGGAATTCACGGCCATCATGGATTGGGCCCTGGGCCAGGACATCTTTGTGCTTTCGGACGAAATCTACGACCAGCTCGTCTTCCCGCCGGCCGTCATGACCAGCGCCATCGGCTGGTTTGCCGAATACCCCCGGCAGGTGGCCGTGCTCAACGGCCTTTCCAAAAGCTACGCCATGACCGGCTGGCGGGTGGGCTTTCTGGCTGCGCACCCGGATCTGATCAAAAAAATCTCCTCCATGCAGGGGCACAGCACGTCCAACATCTGTTCCATCGCCCAGAAGGCCGGGCTTGCGGCCCTTACCGGGCCCATGGACGGCGTGCGGGAAATGCGCCAGGCCTTCCAGCGCCGCCGCGATCTGGCCATGCACATCATTGCGGACTGGCCCTTTGCCGTCTGCCCCCGGCCGGACGGGGCCTTCTACCTCTTTGTGGACGTGCGCAAATGCTTCGGCCGCTTGGCCGCCAACTCTACGGAGGTCTGCACCAGACTGCTGGACAAAGCCCATGTGGCCGTGGTGCCCGGCGCGGCTTTCGGGGACGACAACTGCATCCGCTTTTCCTATGCCGTGGCTGACGACGTGCTGGCCAAAGCCCTGGACCGCATCGGCGCGGAGCTGGCCGTGCTGGCGGCCGAAGCCGCGCGGGGCTGA
- a CDS encoding sigma-54-dependent transcriptional regulator, whose amino-acid sequence MSKHTVFFIDDDKSLRLSVGQLLEYSGFTVSDFDSPEAALPALDSRFDGVVLSDVRMPGMDGMELLRRIMRIDADIPVILITAHGDVTTAVEAMHQGAYDFIEKPFNEDTLCDILSRAQEKRRLVLELRRMKQDLAAAQGLDARLVGAHPAMRAVKRKIMDVAPTAAAVLLLGETGTGKEVAARCLHDCSPRAAKPFVVVDCTSIPLSLAESELFGYARGAFTGADRPHTGKLEAAAGGTLFLDEINSMPLEMQGKLLRAMQEKCVTPLGTHSPRPVDFRVMASSNEDLKEKCRQGRFREDLYYRLATFELLLPPLREHKEDIPLLFSLFTEYAAANYGREAATPDSEDMALLMAHAWPGNVRELKNMAARYVLSGSQALESLRAGGEQGAPDRAGLLDHVRAFERQLILDAIKRHKGDMRLVMEELGLPRRTLNEKMAKLGITRAACIDKFL is encoded by the coding sequence ATGAGCAAGCACACGGTCTTTTTTATTGATGACGACAAAAGCCTGCGCCTTTCTGTGGGGCAGCTGCTGGAATATTCCGGCTTTACGGTGAGCGATTTTGACAGCCCCGAGGCGGCCCTGCCCGCGCTGGATTCCCGTTTTGACGGCGTGGTGCTTTCCGACGTGCGTATGCCCGGCATGGACGGCATGGAACTTTTGCGCCGCATTATGCGCATTGACGCGGATATTCCGGTCATCCTCATCACCGCCCACGGAGACGTGACCACCGCCGTGGAGGCCATGCACCAGGGGGCTTACGATTTTATCGAAAAGCCTTTTAACGAAGACACGTTGTGCGATATCCTGAGCCGCGCCCAGGAGAAACGCCGCCTGGTGCTGGAGCTGCGCCGCATGAAGCAGGATCTGGCCGCGGCCCAGGGCCTGGATGCCCGGCTGGTGGGCGCGCACCCGGCCATGCGCGCCGTAAAGCGCAAGATTATGGACGTGGCTCCCACCGCCGCCGCCGTGCTACTGCTGGGCGAAACAGGCACCGGCAAGGAGGTGGCGGCGCGCTGCCTGCACGACTGCAGCCCTCGCGCCGCCAAACCCTTTGTGGTGGTGGACTGCACCTCCATTCCCCTTTCCCTGGCGGAAAGCGAGCTCTTCGGCTACGCGCGCGGGGCGTTTACAGGCGCGGACCGCCCCCACACCGGCAAGCTGGAGGCCGCCGCCGGGGGCACGCTGTTTCTGGACGAAATCAACAGCATGCCCCTGGAGATGCAGGGCAAACTTTTGCGCGCCATGCAGGAAAAATGCGTCACCCCTCTGGGAACCCACAGCCCCCGGCCGGTGGATTTTCGCGTTATGGCCTCCAGCAACGAAGACCTGAAGGAAAAATGCCGCCAGGGCCGGTTTCGTGAGGATCTTTACTACCGGCTGGCCACCTTTGAACTGCTGCTGCCCCCCCTGCGCGAACATAAGGAGGACATCCCCCTGCTTTTTTCCCTGTTCACCGAATACGCGGCCGCCAACTATGGCCGGGAGGCCGCCACACCCGACAGCGAAGACATGGCCTTGCTTATGGCCCACGCCTGGCCCGGCAATGTGCGTGAACTCAAAAACATGGCCGCGCGCTATGTGCTTTCTGGCAGTCAGGCTCTGGAAAGCCTGCGCGCCGGCGGCGAACAGGGCGCGCCGGACAGGGCGGGCCTGCTGGACCATGTGCGGGCCTTTGAGCGTCAGCTTATCCTGGACGCCATTAAGCGCCACAAAGGCGATATGCGCCTGGTTATGGAAGAGCTGGGCCTGCCCCGCCGCACCCTGAACGAAAAAATGGCCAAGCTGGGCATTACCCGCGCCGCGTGCATAGACAAATTTTTATAG
- a CDS encoding sensor histidine kinase codes for MQHAKKTELFSTQVVAVLSSRRALLILLVCLALSLLLAWRFQSYAERDLTAELDRVTGERLTLYVGTLHSALDKYNYLPHILANNAKVRQLLTENGDPQAVNLYLEDINAAAGSLDLFILDREGNTVATSNWNRPGSFAGHKYRYRPYYQDALAAGRGTYFGVGATTGRPGFFITQAVYAPGVDPACRFGRAHDRERVAGVAVTKVDLSMLQREWRAGGETVFITDVHGVVFLSSNDAWRYRSLRPLEPDVQAAVLEQRQYGPTPPAALDARFFRRFHLDMMALGGQDWLYARRRVEPYGWDIWFLKPAREMTDRQETLWLISAGGVALVALAALLGYAFFAVAQARREAHEAQRIRAVNQRLASEVRRRKKTERELLAAQDDLLHAGQLAALGQVAASVAHELSQPVTSMRMFIVSCRRLVQDGRYKEVESTTGHIMELVQRLEGLIGQLRHFSRKASMTLGPVRLAESIENALSVLHFRAEAMACVPTRQCPEDAVVWADALQLEQVLINIIHNALDALDAARKAAPAEAPPPAIDIRVRRDDTWCVISIEDNGPGIPPEAREHIFKPFFSTKRSGEGIGLGLSIVDKVIRALHGEIRAEDVQPHGTRFVLRLPRVHNGTGL; via the coding sequence ATGCAGCACGCCAAAAAAACAGAGCTGTTTTCCACGCAGGTCGTGGCCGTCCTCTCCAGCCGCCGCGCCCTGCTGATTCTGCTGGTCTGTCTGGCGCTGAGCCTGTTGCTGGCCTGGCGCTTCCAAAGCTACGCCGAAAGAGACCTTACGGCCGAGCTGGACCGCGTGACAGGCGAGCGCCTGACCCTCTATGTGGGCACGCTCCACTCCGCCCTGGACAAATACAACTATCTGCCCCATATCCTCGCCAATAATGCCAAAGTTCGGCAATTGCTGACTGAAAATGGCGACCCGCAGGCGGTGAACCTTTATCTGGAAGACATCAATGCCGCGGCCGGATCCCTGGACCTCTTCATTCTGGACAGGGAGGGCAATACCGTGGCCACCAGCAACTGGAACAGGCCTGGGAGCTTTGCGGGACACAAATACCGCTACCGCCCCTACTATCAGGACGCCCTGGCTGCCGGGCGCGGCACATATTTCGGCGTGGGGGCCACCACGGGGCGGCCCGGTTTTTTCATCACCCAGGCGGTCTACGCGCCGGGCGTAGATCCGGCCTGTCGTTTCGGGCGCGCGCACGACAGAGAGCGGGTGGCAGGCGTGGCCGTGACCAAGGTGGACCTCTCCATGCTCCAGCGCGAATGGCGCGCGGGCGGCGAAACCGTATTTATTACTGATGTGCACGGCGTGGTTTTTCTTTCCAGCAACGACGCCTGGCGTTACCGCTCCCTCCGGCCCCTGGAGCCGGACGTTCAGGCCGCCGTGCTGGAGCAGCGGCAGTACGGCCCTACTCCGCCCGCGGCACTGGACGCGCGGTTTTTCCGCCGGTTCCACCTGGACATGATGGCCCTGGGCGGCCAGGACTGGCTCTACGCCAGACGGCGGGTGGAGCCCTACGGCTGGGACATCTGGTTTCTTAAACCGGCGCGGGAAATGACCGACCGCCAGGAGACGCTCTGGCTTATCAGCGCGGGCGGCGTGGCCTTGGTGGCCTTGGCGGCCTTGCTGGGCTACGCCTTTTTTGCCGTGGCCCAGGCCCGGCGCGAAGCCCATGAGGCCCAGCGCATCCGGGCCGTGAACCAGCGCCTGGCCAGCGAAGTGCGGCGGCGCAAGAAGACCGAGCGCGAGCTTCTGGCCGCCCAGGACGACCTTCTGCACGCGGGGCAGCTGGCGGCCCTGGGCCAGGTGGCGGCCTCCGTGGCGCATGAGCTGAGCCAGCCTGTTACCTCCATGCGCATGTTCATCGTCTCCTGCCGCAGGCTGGTGCAGGACGGGCGCTACAAGGAGGTGGAAAGCACCACCGGGCACATCATGGAGCTGGTGCAGCGCCTGGAAGGGCTCATCGGCCAGCTGCGGCATTTTTCGCGTAAGGCCTCCATGACGCTCGGCCCCGTGCGGTTGGCCGAAAGCATTGAAAACGCCTTGAGTGTTCTGCACTTCAGGGCCGAGGCCATGGCCTGCGTGCCCACCCGCCAATGCCCGGAGGACGCCGTGGTTTGGGCCGACGCCCTGCAGCTGGAGCAGGTGCTCATCAACATTATCCACAACGCCCTGGACGCGCTGGACGCCGCCCGCAAGGCCGCCCCGGCCGAAGCCCCGCCACCCGCCATCGACATCCGCGTGCGCCGCGACGACACCTGGTGCGTCATCAGCATTGAGGACAACGGCCCTGGCATCCCGCCGGAGGCCCGCGAGCATATCTTCAAACCCTTTTTCAGCACCAAACGCTCCGGGGAGGGCATCGGCCTTGGCCTTTCCATTGTGGATAAGGTCATCCGCGCCCTGCACGGCGAGATCCGGGCGGAGGACGTGCAGCCGCACGGCACCCGCTTTGTCCTTCGCCTTCCCCGCGTCCACAACGGTACCGGCCTATGA
- a CDS encoding SLC13 family permease → MAEDSRTLVQKSGLWLALGALLIIVLLPQPEGLPVAGQRMLGLLVFSVILWMTEAVSYPVSAAVILSAMTLLLGFSPSVADPNVPYGMNAALVTGLKGLSNGAWAMVAAALFLAVGMQTTGFDRRLALKIMSLVGTKSSRLLLGVIGVGFTLSFFVPSTTARVACIVPIVGGIIASLGINRQGKLAGLLMIACAQVDSIWNVGIKTAAAQNMIAVNFIRQTLGVEISWLDWLAAAAPFAILMSVILYFVLLKLMPPEIDQIPGGDAIIKKELEELGPMKGAEFKLMIISICLLLFWVLEGKTWGMFGIGGAMGAQKIHPFSTAVSTILAVTIMLIPSVGIMNWKDAQKRINWGTIILFGIGISLGSAIISTKAGVWLAKYIVSVFGLAASTPFTILAILALFLIVIHMGFASATALASAMIPIIISVLTEVSKVKGGGVNILGMTMILQYVVSFGFILPVNAPQNMIAYGTETFTVRDFVRTGIPLTIIAYAGILLMAATYWKWLGYV, encoded by the coding sequence ATGGCTGAAGACTCCCGTACCTTGGTCCAGAAATCAGGCCTCTGGCTGGCGCTGGGCGCGTTGCTGATCATCGTTCTGCTGCCGCAGCCCGAGGGCCTGCCCGTAGCCGGCCAGCGCATGCTGGGCCTGCTGGTGTTTTCGGTCATCCTCTGGATGACCGAGGCCGTCTCCTACCCTGTGAGCGCGGCAGTCATTCTGTCCGCCATGACCTTGCTGCTGGGGTTCTCGCCCTCGGTAGCCGACCCCAACGTGCCTTACGGCATGAACGCCGCCTTGGTCACGGGCCTCAAGGGGCTTTCCAACGGGGCCTGGGCCATGGTGGCCGCGGCGCTGTTTCTGGCCGTGGGCATGCAGACCACGGGCTTTGACCGCAGGCTGGCTCTGAAGATCATGTCCCTGGTGGGCACCAAAAGCAGCCGACTGCTGCTGGGGGTCATCGGCGTGGGTTTCACCCTCAGCTTTTTTGTGCCTTCCACCACGGCCCGCGTGGCCTGTATTGTGCCCATCGTGGGCGGCATCATCGCCTCGCTGGGCATCAACCGTCAGGGCAAGCTGGCCGGTCTGCTCATGATCGCCTGCGCCCAGGTGGACAGCATCTGGAATGTGGGCATCAAAACCGCCGCCGCGCAGAACATGATTGCGGTCAACTTCATCCGACAGACCCTGGGCGTGGAAATCAGCTGGCTTGACTGGCTGGCGGCCGCCGCGCCCTTTGCTATCCTCATGTCCGTGATCCTTTATTTTGTGCTGCTCAAACTCATGCCCCCGGAAATTGACCAGATCCCCGGCGGTGACGCCATCATCAAAAAAGAGCTGGAAGAGCTTGGGCCCATGAAGGGCGCTGAATTCAAGCTCATGATCATCTCCATCTGCCTGCTGCTGTTCTGGGTACTGGAAGGCAAAACCTGGGGCATGTTCGGCATCGGCGGCGCCATGGGCGCGCAGAAGATCCATCCCTTCAGCACGGCGGTCAGCACCATTCTGGCCGTCACCATCATGCTGATCCCCAGTGTGGGCATCATGAACTGGAAGGACGCCCAGAAACGCATCAATTGGGGCACCATCATCCTGTTCGGCATCGGCATCAGCCTGGGATCGGCCATCATTTCCACCAAGGCAGGCGTCTGGTTAGCCAAGTACATTGTGAGCGTTTTCGGTCTGGCCGCCAGCACGCCCTTTACCATTCTCGCCATTCTGGCCCTGTTTCTCATTGTCATCCACATGGGCTTCGCCTCGGCCACGGCCCTGGCCTCGGCCATGATTCCCATCATCATTTCCGTGCTCACGGAGGTTTCCAAGGTCAAGGGCGGCGGCGTCAACATCCTGGGCATGACCATGATTCTGCAATATGTGGTGAGCTTCGGCTTCATCCTGCCGGTCAACGCGCCGCAGAACATGATTGCCTACGGCACTGAAACCTTTACTGTGCGCGACTTTGTGCGCACGGGCATCCCGCTGACCATCATCGCCTACGCGGGCATCCTGCTTATGGCCGCCACCTATTGGAAATGGCTCGGCTATGTGTAG
- a CDS encoding indolepyruvate ferredoxin oxidoreductase subunit alpha, translated as MAVYINRQWCKGCGICVAFCPKKALSLDDAGKACHDPELCVECGMCEQYCPDLAVTVEKTARASKAGNGKEAA; from the coding sequence ATGGCCGTCTACATCAATCGCCAATGGTGCAAAGGCTGCGGCATCTGCGTGGCCTTTTGTCCCAAGAAGGCGCTGTCTCTGGATGACGCGGGCAAGGCCTGCCATGATCCTGAGCTGTGCGTGGAGTGTGGCATGTGCGAACAGTACTGTCCCGACCTGGCCGTGACGGTGGAAAAAACCGCCAGGGCAAGCAAGGCCGGCAACGGCAAGGAGGCCGCATGA
- a CDS encoding 2-oxoacid:acceptor oxidoreductase subunit alpha, which produces MSEGEIRFVQGNEACVRGALYAGVRFFAGYPITPSTEVAEHLAEQLPRVGGKFVQMEDEIASMCAVCGASLAGSKAMTATSGPGFSLKQEAIGYAVMAEIPCVVVNVQRGGPSTGLPTKVAQGDVNQARWGTHGDHAIIVLTASTIQDVFSITVEAFNLAETYRTPVILLFDEVVGHMREKLFIPPAGELPVVERLRTDVAAGVNYHPYLPREDGRLPMSDFGGVHRYNVTGLFHDIWGFPTENPEQVSKLAYHLVDKIENRAHLLARWKEFYLEDAEHIIISYGSSARSARHLVETRRAKGDRIGLLELQTLWPFPAQLVREKTAHARNIFVVEMNMGQVTTQVKQVVQKPDRVFLVNRMDGIMVTPTDIGKVMRVIEGRGF; this is translated from the coding sequence ATGAGCGAGGGCGAAATCCGTTTCGTGCAGGGCAACGAGGCCTGTGTGCGCGGCGCTCTGTATGCCGGGGTGCGTTTTTTTGCGGGCTACCCCATCACCCCATCCACCGAGGTGGCCGAGCACCTGGCGGAGCAGCTGCCCCGCGTGGGCGGCAAGTTTGTGCAGATGGAGGATGAAATCGCCTCCATGTGCGCGGTGTGCGGGGCTTCCCTGGCCGGGTCCAAGGCCATGACCGCCACCAGCGGGCCGGGCTTTTCCCTCAAGCAGGAGGCCATCGGCTATGCGGTCATGGCCGAGATTCCCTGCGTGGTGGTCAACGTGCAGCGCGGCGGGCCTTCCACAGGCCTGCCCACCAAGGTGGCCCAGGGCGACGTGAACCAAGCCCGCTGGGGCACCCACGGCGACCACGCCATCATCGTGCTCACGGCGTCCACCATTCAGGACGTGTTCAGCATCACGGTGGAGGCCTTCAACCTGGCCGAAACCTACCGCACGCCGGTCATCCTGCTGTTTGACGAGGTGGTGGGCCACATGCGCGAAAAGCTCTTCATCCCGCCGGCGGGCGAGCTGCCCGTGGTGGAGCGCCTGCGTACGGACGTGGCCGCGGGGGTCAACTACCACCCCTACCTGCCGCGCGAGGACGGCCGCCTGCCCATGTCGGACTTCGGCGGCGTGCACCGCTACAACGTCACGGGCCTGTTCCACGACATCTGGGGCTTCCCCACGGAGAATCCGGAACAGGTCAGCAAGCTGGCCTACCACCTGGTGGACAAGATCGAAAACCGCGCCCACCTGCTGGCCCGCTGGAAGGAATTCTACCTGGAGGATGCGGAGCACATCATCATCTCCTACGGCTCCTCGGCGCGCAGCGCGCGGCACCTGGTGGAGACCCGCCGCGCCAAGGGCGACCGCATCGGCCTGCTGGAGCTGCAGACCCTCTGGCCCTTCCCGGCCCAGCTGGTGCGGGAAAAAACCGCCCACGCCCGCAACATTTTTGTGGTGGAGATGAACATGGGCCAGGTCACCACCCAGGTGAAGCAGGTGGTGCAGAAGCCGGACCGCGTGTTCCTGGTCAACCGCATGGACGGCATCATGGTCACGCCCACGGATATCGGCAAAGTCATGCGGGTTATTGAAGGAAGGGGGTTCTGA
- a CDS encoding 2-oxoacid:ferredoxin oxidoreductase subunit beta has product MSVQNIRERFFPHIWCPGCGHGTILNNLLHTVQELQIDPSNMCMVSGIGCSARISGYVDFHSMHTLHGRALACATGIKLTRPELNVVVPMGDGDAMAIGGNHFIHACRRNIDMVAIIMNNRIYGMTGGQYSPLSGEGILATTAPYHSIDHAFDTVKLATGAGASFVARTTTFHVKEIVSLLKKAFAHKGFAVVEILTQCPTYFGRKNKMGGAVQMLEWYRDNTAPLGSKKLEENPNLIPRGVFVDEQRPEYCEEYAKIIAKAHKE; this is encoded by the coding sequence ATGAGCGTGCAGAATATCCGGGAGCGGTTCTTCCCCCACATCTGGTGTCCCGGCTGCGGCCACGGCACCATCCTTAACAACCTGCTGCACACCGTGCAGGAACTGCAGATAGATCCCTCCAACATGTGCATGGTTTCGGGCATCGGCTGCTCGGCGCGCATTTCCGGCTATGTGGATTTTCACAGCATGCACACCCTGCACGGCCGGGCCCTGGCCTGCGCCACGGGCATCAAGCTGACCCGGCCGGAGCTCAACGTGGTGGTGCCCATGGGCGACGGCGACGCCATGGCCATTGGCGGCAACCACTTTATCCACGCCTGCCGCCGCAATATCGACATGGTGGCCATCATCATGAACAACCGCATCTACGGCATGACCGGCGGGCAGTACTCGCCCCTTTCCGGCGAGGGCATCCTGGCCACCACCGCGCCCTACCACAGCATTGACCACGCCTTTGACACGGTGAAGCTGGCTACTGGCGCGGGGGCCTCCTTTGTGGCCCGCACCACTACCTTCCACGTCAAGGAGATCGTGAGCCTGCTCAAAAAGGCCTTTGCCCACAAGGGCTTCGCCGTGGTGGAAATCCTCACCCAGTGCCCCACCTACTTCGGGCGCAAGAACAAGATGGGCGGGGCCGTGCAGATGCTGGAATGGTACCGCGACAATACCGCCCCCCTGGGCTCCAAAAAGCTGGAGGAGAACCCCAACCTCATTCCCCGCGGCGTGTTCGTGGACGAACAGCGCCCCGAATACTGCGAGGAATACGCCAAAATCATCGCCAAGGCCCACAAGGAGTAG
- a CDS encoding 2-oxoacid:acceptor oxidoreductase family protein → MERYRFLLSGSGGQGIITMAILLAEAAALYEGLVAVQSQSYGPEARGGATRSDVIIADSEIFFPKVNQPNVLVALTDESAAKYLPLIRPGGMCLYDSDLVHPSARIDARRVGLPLFHAVKEAFNGKTQAFNICVLGALATLTKAVRLESLEKALADRFAPAFHESNKKALHLGAQMAAAAPSAQA, encoded by the coding sequence ATGGAAAGATACCGTTTTCTTCTCTCCGGCTCCGGGGGCCAGGGCATCATCACCATGGCCATCCTGCTGGCCGAAGCGGCGGCCCTGTACGAAGGGCTGGTGGCCGTGCAGTCCCAGTCCTACGGCCCGGAAGCCCGCGGCGGGGCCACCCGCTCGGACGTGATTATCGCGGACAGCGAGATCTTCTTCCCCAAGGTCAACCAGCCCAACGTGCTGGTGGCCCTTACCGACGAATCCGCCGCCAAGTACCTGCCGCTTATCCGGCCCGGCGGCATGTGCCTTTACGACAGCGACCTGGTGCACCCCTCGGCCCGCATCGACGCCCGGCGCGTGGGCCTGCCCCTGTTCCACGCCGTAAAGGAAGCCTTTAACGGCAAAACCCAGGCCTTCAACATCTGCGTGCTGGGGGCCCTGGCTACCCTGACCAAGGCCGTGCGCCTGGAATCCCTGGAAAAAGCCCTGGCCGACCGCTTTGCTCCGGCCTTCCACGAAAGCAACAAAAAAGCCCTCCACCTGGGCGCGCAGATGGCCGCGGCCGCGCCTTCGGCCCAGGCGTAA